The proteins below are encoded in one region of Aeromonas jandaei:
- the bacA gene encoding undecaprenyl-diphosphate phosphatase, with amino-acid sequence MTDTYSLLVAFILGVVEGLTEFLPVSSTGHMIIVGHLLGFEGPKAATFEVVIQLGSILAVVAVFWRRLFGLIGIHFGQKPEPGHATLSLVHVILGMMPAIVVGLAIHSWIKANLFGPQTVMYALVAGGILLIIAEKFRPAVRSETLDDISYKQAFGIGLFQCLALWPGFSRSGATISGGMLMGISRHAAAEFSFIMAVPMMMAASTLDLYKSRDFLSMADFPMFAVGFITAFVVAMIAIKSFLALIRRLDFIPFAIYRFIVAFAVYLLFVA; translated from the coding sequence ATGACTGACACCTATAGCCTGCTGGTCGCCTTTATTCTGGGCGTCGTCGAGGGGCTGACCGAGTTCCTCCCCGTCTCTTCAACCGGCCACATGATCATCGTCGGCCATCTGCTGGGCTTTGAAGGGCCCAAGGCCGCCACCTTCGAAGTGGTGATCCAGCTTGGCTCGATTCTCGCGGTGGTTGCCGTCTTCTGGCGCCGCCTGTTTGGTCTGATTGGCATCCACTTCGGCCAGAAGCCGGAACCTGGCCACGCCACCCTGTCGCTGGTGCACGTCATCCTCGGCATGATGCCCGCCATCGTGGTCGGTCTGGCCATCCACAGCTGGATCAAAGCCAACCTGTTTGGCCCGCAGACTGTGATGTATGCGCTGGTTGCGGGCGGTATCCTGCTGATCATCGCCGAGAAGTTCCGCCCGGCAGTTCGCTCCGAAACCCTGGATGACATCAGCTACAAACAGGCATTCGGCATCGGCCTGTTCCAGTGTCTGGCGCTGTGGCCCGGCTTCTCACGCTCAGGCGCCACCATCAGCGGCGGCATGCTGATGGGGATCAGCCGCCATGCAGCGGCCGAGTTCTCCTTCATCATGGCGGTGCCCATGATGATGGCGGCCAGTACGCTCGACCTCTACAAGAGCCGCGACTTCCTCTCTATGGCCGACTTCCCGATGTTTGCAGTGGGCTTTATCACCGCCTTCGTGGTCGCCATGATCGCCATCAAGAGCTTCCTGGCGCTGATCCGCCGCCTCGACTTCATCCCGTTCGCCATCTACCGCTTTATCGTGGCATTCGCCGTCTATCTACTGTTTGTCGCCTGA
- a CDS encoding ChrR family anti-sigma-E factor — translation MIKAHPTDPMLRAFAADELPLPLAVGLSAHCELCPDCAARLKAFEEELAQQYLASQAEPELASRDDVALDAGFDAMLADILAQPEPVAAPVTDLPRAQPTELEVAGHAYRLPRVLARYRSPKWRHIGAIRQQSLPLDEMGARASLLHIEAGGRIPEHTHQGYELTLLLAGNIQDGDTLYQAGDFIWRDASHAHSPHTPDGCLCYTVQDAPVQFTKGLSRLLNGISQHLY, via the coding sequence ATGATTAAAGCCCATCCAACCGACCCTATGCTGCGCGCCTTCGCCGCCGACGAGCTCCCTCTGCCGCTGGCGGTGGGGCTCTCCGCTCACTGCGAGCTCTGCCCTGATTGTGCGGCCCGATTGAAAGCATTTGAGGAGGAGCTGGCGCAGCAATATCTTGCCTCGCAAGCAGAGCCCGAGCTGGCCTCCCGAGATGATGTGGCGCTGGATGCCGGATTTGACGCCATGCTGGCGGATATTCTGGCGCAGCCCGAACCGGTTGCCGCACCCGTTACCGATCTGCCCCGAGCCCAGCCAACCGAGCTCGAAGTGGCCGGTCATGCCTACCGCTTGCCGCGGGTGCTGGCCCGTTACCGCTCGCCCAAGTGGCGCCATATCGGGGCCATTCGTCAACAGAGTTTGCCGCTGGACGAGATGGGGGCTCGCGCCAGTCTGCTCCATATCGAGGCGGGTGGTCGTATCCCCGAGCACACCCATCAGGGTTATGAGCTGACCCTGCTGCTGGCGGGCAACATTCAGGATGGCGACACCCTCTATCAGGCCGGGGATTTTATCTGGCGCGATGCCAGCCATGCTCACAGCCCGCATACGCCGGACGGCTGCCTCTGCTACACGGTGCAGGATGCGCCGGTGCAGTTCACCAAGGGGTTGTCGCGGCTGCTCAACGGCATCAGTCAGCACCTCTACTGA
- a CDS encoding sigma-70 family RNA polymerase sigma factor, producing MDNPDGDLKSLLIRVAEQADKAAFARLFQHFAPRIRSYGLRHLGSEANAMELVQETMLLVWQKARLYHPEKGAPTTWIYTVMRNQCFDLLRRRRASKEDLCAEELWPVLEFQAEEEHLSGGEDAVLTRQMAHYLGTLPEPQQQVVRGIYLQEFSQQELAERLGVPLGTIKSRLRLALQKLKEQVEQGHD from the coding sequence ATGGATAACCCGGATGGCGACCTCAAATCTCTGCTGATCAGGGTGGCAGAGCAGGCTGACAAGGCCGCTTTTGCCCGCCTGTTCCAACACTTTGCGCCGCGCATTCGCAGCTACGGGCTGCGCCATCTCGGCAGCGAGGCCAACGCTATGGAGCTGGTGCAGGAGACCATGCTGCTGGTGTGGCAGAAAGCGCGTCTCTATCACCCGGAGAAGGGGGCGCCAACCACCTGGATCTACACAGTGATGCGCAACCAGTGCTTCGATCTGCTGCGCCGACGCCGTGCCAGCAAGGAGGATCTCTGCGCAGAAGAGCTGTGGCCGGTGCTGGAGTTTCAAGCCGAAGAGGAGCATCTGAGCGGAGGCGAGGATGCCGTGCTGACCCGCCAGATGGCCCACTATCTGGGCACCCTGCCTGAGCCGCAACAGCAGGTGGTGCGTGGCATCTATCTGCAGGAGTTCTCCCAGCAGGAGCTGGCGGAGCGCCTTGGCGTGCCGCTCGGTACTATCAAGTCCCGCCTCAGACTGGCGCTACAGAAACTGAAAGAGCAAGTGGAGCAAGGCCATGATTAA
- the galK gene encoding galactokinase yields the protein MTPSQRVSTVFAEQFAKAPDLLVRAPGRVNLIGEHTDYNDGFVLPCAIDYETCVAIGLRDDRQVQVIAADYDNQRDQFDLDQPIEHHPSQRWSDYIRGVVKYLQERGYALRGLDLVVSGNVPQGAGLSSSASLEVAIGQAFKEALGLAITQAEIALNGQQAENKFVGCNCGIMDQMISASGKTDHALLLDCRSLETRLIPMPTDLAVLIVNSNVRRGLVDSEYNTRRQQCEAAARHYGVKALRDLDLAGLEAGKAGLDEVCYRRARHIVGENARTLAAADALASHDLTRLGELMADSHAAMRDDFEITVPAIDGLVEIIKARIGTEGGVRMTGGGFGGCVVALLRPDKVAEVIAAVEAEYPTRFGLKADYYVCSASAGAGKL from the coding sequence ATGACCCCGAGCCAACGCGTCAGCACCGTTTTTGCCGAGCAATTTGCCAAAGCGCCCGATCTGCTGGTGCGCGCCCCCGGCCGCGTCAACCTCATCGGTGAACATACCGACTACAACGACGGCTTCGTGCTGCCCTGCGCCATCGACTACGAGACCTGCGTCGCCATCGGCCTGCGCGATGACCGGCAAGTACAGGTGATCGCCGCCGACTACGACAACCAGCGCGACCAGTTCGACCTCGACCAGCCCATCGAGCACCACCCCAGCCAGCGCTGGAGCGACTACATCCGCGGCGTGGTGAAATATCTGCAGGAGCGCGGTTATGCCCTGCGCGGCCTCGATCTGGTGGTCTCCGGCAACGTGCCGCAGGGGGCGGGTCTCTCCTCCTCCGCCTCGCTGGAAGTCGCCATCGGCCAGGCCTTCAAGGAGGCACTGGGGCTCGCCATCACTCAGGCCGAGATCGCCCTCAACGGTCAGCAGGCGGAGAACAAGTTCGTCGGCTGCAACTGCGGCATCATGGACCAGATGATCTCTGCCAGCGGCAAAACCGATCACGCCCTGCTGCTCGACTGCCGCTCGCTGGAAACCCGCCTCATCCCCATGCCCACCGATCTGGCGGTGCTGATCGTCAACTCCAACGTGCGCCGCGGTCTGGTGGATAGCGAATACAACACCCGCCGCCAGCAGTGCGAAGCGGCCGCCCGTCACTACGGGGTCAAGGCGCTGCGCGACCTCGATCTGGCCGGACTGGAAGCGGGCAAAGCCGGACTGGATGAGGTCTGCTACCGCCGTGCCCGCCACATCGTCGGTGAAAACGCCCGCACTCTGGCGGCGGCCGATGCACTGGCGAGCCACGATCTGACCCGTCTCGGCGAGCTGATGGCCGATTCACACGCAGCCATGCGCGATGACTTCGAAATCACAGTGCCCGCCATCGATGGTCTGGTGGAGATCATCAAGGCCAGGATCGGCACCGAAGGCGGCGTGCGGATGACTGGTGGCGGCTTCGGCGGCTGCGTGGTCGCCTTGCTGCGCCCCGACAAGGTGGCCGAGGTGATCGCCGCGGTTGAAGCCGAGTATCCGACCCGCTTCGGCCTCAAGGCTGACTACTACGTCTGCTCTGCCAGCGCCGGTGCAGGCAAGCTATGA
- the galE gene encoding UDP-glucose 4-epimerase GalE, whose translation MKVLVTGGCGYIGSHTSLALQAAGMTPVVVDNLCNSKRSVLTRVAAISGQQPVFYQGDIRDAALLDRIFAEQQIDAVIHFAALKAVGESTRIPLDYYENNLGGTLTLLQAMKRAGVHNLVFSSSATVYGDPATLPIREDFPRSATNPYGRSKLIIEEILEDLQLAEPHWSMTLLRYFNPVGAHESGTMGEDPQGIPNNLMPYITQVAIGRRDCLSVFGNDYPTVDGTGVRDYIHVMDLAEGHVKALQHCAGKGGVHTYNLGTGQGQSVLQLVAAFSNACGKPLPFRIEPRRPGDIAACWADPAKAERELGWQATRDIDAMCADSWRWQSANPNGYEE comes from the coding sequence ATGAAGGTTCTGGTCACCGGCGGCTGCGGATATATCGGCAGCCACACCTCTCTGGCCCTGCAAGCCGCAGGCATGACCCCGGTCGTGGTGGACAACCTCTGCAACAGCAAGCGCAGCGTGTTGACTCGAGTCGCAGCTATCAGCGGCCAGCAACCCGTGTTCTATCAAGGGGATATTCGCGATGCCGCCCTGCTGGACCGGATCTTCGCCGAGCAGCAGATCGATGCTGTGATCCACTTTGCCGCCCTCAAGGCGGTCGGTGAGTCGACCCGCATTCCACTGGATTACTACGAGAACAACCTCGGCGGCACCCTCACCCTGCTGCAGGCGATGAAACGAGCCGGGGTGCACAATCTGGTGTTCAGCTCATCAGCTACCGTCTACGGCGATCCCGCCACTCTGCCGATCCGCGAGGATTTCCCCCGCAGCGCTACCAACCCCTACGGTCGCTCCAAGCTGATCATCGAGGAGATCCTCGAGGATCTGCAGCTGGCCGAGCCGCACTGGAGCATGACCCTGCTGCGCTACTTCAACCCGGTCGGCGCCCACGAGTCGGGCACCATGGGGGAAGATCCCCAAGGCATTCCCAACAATCTGATGCCCTATATCACTCAGGTCGCCATCGGCCGTCGCGACTGCCTGTCGGTCTTTGGAAACGATTACCCAACTGTTGATGGCACCGGCGTGCGCGACTACATCCACGTGATGGATCTCGCCGAGGGGCACGTCAAGGCGCTGCAACACTGCGCCGGCAAGGGTGGCGTGCACACCTACAACCTGGGCACCGGTCAGGGCCAGAGCGTGTTGCAGCTGGTCGCTGCCTTCTCCAATGCCTGCGGCAAGCCGCTGCCGTTTCGCATCGAACCGCGCCGTCCCGGCGATATCGCCGCCTGCTGGGCCGATCCGGCCAAGGCCGAGCGGGAACTGGGCTGGCAGGCGACCCGGGACATAGACGCCATGTGCGCCGACAGCTGGCGCTGGCAATCCGCCAATCCGAACGGTTACGAGGAGTAG
- a CDS encoding UDP-glucose--hexose-1-phosphate uridylyltransferase — protein sequence MFNPVDHPHRRFNPLTGQYVLVSPHRAKRPWQGQVEKVSQAPKQAHDPDCFLCAGNTRVTGDINPDYKGTFVFTNDFAALMQDTPAADSANDPLLKLEAARGTSRVICFSPDHGKTLPELPLPAIEGVITTWMDQVAELSAQWEWVQVFENKGAVMGCSNPHPHGQIWGSDFLPNEIAREEQHQRDWLAEHGRPMLLEYVERELADRSRIVVETEHWLAVVPFWAAWPFETLLQPKAHVPSMLNLTKAQQQDLAVALKELTSRYDNLFECSFPYSMGWHFAPPKSECPEAWQLHAHFYPPLLRSATVRKFMVGFEMLAETQRDLTPEQAAERLRALSPIHYNQTNQTNEEAL from the coding sequence ATGTTCAACCCCGTCGATCATCCCCATCGCCGCTTCAACCCGCTGACCGGCCAGTATGTGCTGGTCTCCCCCCACCGGGCCAAACGCCCCTGGCAGGGGCAGGTGGAGAAGGTGAGTCAGGCCCCCAAACAGGCCCACGATCCCGACTGCTTCCTCTGCGCAGGCAACACCCGGGTCACCGGCGACATCAACCCCGACTACAAGGGCACCTTCGTCTTTACCAACGACTTCGCCGCCCTGATGCAGGATACCCCGGCCGCCGATAGTGCCAACGATCCCCTGTTGAAGCTGGAAGCCGCCCGCGGCACCAGCCGGGTGATCTGCTTCTCGCCGGATCACGGCAAGACCCTGCCCGAGCTGCCGCTGCCCGCCATCGAGGGGGTGATCACCACCTGGATGGATCAGGTCGCCGAGTTGTCGGCCCAGTGGGAGTGGGTGCAGGTATTTGAAAACAAAGGCGCCGTCATGGGCTGCTCCAACCCGCACCCCCACGGCCAGATCTGGGGCAGCGACTTCCTGCCCAACGAGATCGCCCGCGAAGAGCAGCACCAGCGTGACTGGCTGGCCGAGCATGGCCGTCCCATGCTGCTGGAGTATGTGGAGCGGGAGCTGGCGGATCGCTCGCGCATCGTGGTGGAGACCGAGCACTGGCTCGCCGTAGTTCCCTTCTGGGCCGCCTGGCCGTTCGAAACCCTGCTGCAGCCCAAGGCGCACGTCCCCTCCATGCTCAACCTGACCAAGGCCCAGCAACAGGATCTGGCGGTGGCGCTCAAGGAGCTCACCAGCCGCTACGACAACCTGTTCGAGTGCAGCTTCCCCTACTCCATGGGCTGGCACTTTGCGCCGCCCAAGTCGGAGTGCCCCGAGGCGTGGCAACTGCATGCCCACTTCTATCCGCCGCTGCTGCGCTCCGCCACCGTGCGCAAATTCATGGTCGGCTTCGAGATGCTGGCCGAAACCCAGCGCGACCTGACTCCGGAGCAGGCCGCCGAGCGGCTGCGCGCCCTGAGCCCCATTCACTACAACCAGACCAATCAAACCAATGAGGAGGCCCTATGA
- the galM gene encoding galactose-1-epimerase: MSSAITPFELENEEGLRLRGLDFGATLTSLTLPVAGKRREVLLGCADDTYPNQQVWLGAVAGRFANRIGGAELVRDGQRWLLDANQAPNCLHGGQTGFHRQQWQIKELEADRVKLALLSRAGDQGFPGNLRVTLEYRLEQSDLVVDFIASTDAATPVSLTSHAYFNLDDNPDGGDVRDHLISINADHFLPTDPSGLPIAITPAEGPFDLRHERLVGLDWLSHPQQQQAKGYDHAFVLNGPVQEWAARVVSGDKQLAMEVYTNQPSLQFYSGNWLANTPNRQGLAHRDHDGFCLEAQQLPDSPNRPELGNPWLVPGERYHHQTRYRFIRD; the protein is encoded by the coding sequence ATGAGCAGCGCCATAACGCCATTCGAACTGGAAAACGAGGAGGGGCTACGCCTTCGCGGCCTCGACTTCGGCGCTACCCTCACCTCCCTCACCCTGCCGGTAGCGGGCAAACGGCGCGAAGTGCTGCTGGGTTGTGCCGACGACACCTATCCCAACCAGCAGGTGTGGCTGGGCGCGGTAGCCGGACGGTTTGCCAACCGCATCGGCGGCGCCGAGCTGGTGCGCGATGGCCAGCGCTGGTTGCTGGATGCCAATCAGGCTCCCAACTGCCTGCATGGCGGGCAGACGGGCTTTCATCGCCAGCAGTGGCAGATCAAGGAGCTGGAAGCGGATCGGGTCAAGCTGGCGCTGCTCTCCCGAGCGGGGGATCAGGGCTTTCCCGGCAATCTGCGGGTAACCCTGGAGTACCGGCTGGAGCAGAGCGATCTGGTGGTGGATTTTATCGCCAGCACGGATGCCGCGACCCCGGTCAGCCTCACCAGCCACGCCTACTTCAATCTCGATGACAATCCCGACGGCGGCGATGTGCGTGACCACCTCATCAGCATCAATGCCGACCACTTCCTGCCGACCGACCCGAGCGGTTTGCCGATCGCCATCACCCCGGCGGAGGGGCCGTTCGATTTGCGCCACGAGCGCCTTGTCGGGCTGGATTGGCTGAGCCATCCCCAGCAGCAACAGGCCAAGGGATACGACCACGCCTTTGTGCTCAACGGCCCGGTGCAGGAGTGGGCTGCTCGCGTGGTATCGGGTGACAAACAGTTGGCGATGGAGGTCTATACCAACCAGCCCTCGCTGCAGTTCTACAGCGGCAACTGGCTGGCCAATACCCCGAATCGCCAAGGTCTGGCGCACCGGGATCACGACGGCTTCTGTCTTGAGGCACAACAGCTACCGGACAGTCCGAACCGGCCCGAGCTGGGTAACCCTTGGCTGGTGCCGGGAGAGCGCTATCACCACCAGACGCGCTACCGCTTTATCCGCGACTGA
- a CDS encoding substrate-binding domain-containing protein, translated as MSTIKDVARLANVSVATVSRVMNNSPKASAASRAAVQKAMTELGYTPNANARALVSQTCDTMGVVVGDVADPFFGALVKGVSGVAVEQNLHLLMGNGFHKARQEREAIELLIGKRCEALVVHSKALSDEELCDYAMRVPGMVLINRDIPAIKGRCIALNNRLGAATATRHLIELGHRHIAFISSDHAIEDATLRLQGYQDGLAEAGLAADPELIESGTPNEEGGERAMLNLLAKGLKVTAVVAYNDAMAAGAISVLADNGLRVPEEVSVVGFDDIIYARYLRPKLSTMRYPIELMASQAAKLALQLAAGESEAQQNRIYTPTLINRHSVAPVRAG; from the coding sequence ATGAGTACCATCAAGGATGTCGCCCGTTTGGCCAATGTGTCGGTGGCAACGGTTTCACGGGTGATGAACAACTCGCCCAAGGCCAGTGCCGCCTCCCGCGCCGCCGTCCAAAAGGCGATGACGGAGCTGGGCTATACCCCTAACGCCAACGCGCGGGCGCTGGTCAGCCAGACCTGCGATACCATGGGCGTCGTAGTGGGAGACGTGGCCGATCCCTTCTTCGGGGCTCTGGTGAAGGGGGTCTCCGGCGTGGCCGTCGAGCAGAATCTTCACCTGTTGATGGGTAACGGTTTTCACAAGGCGCGCCAGGAGCGCGAGGCGATTGAGCTGCTGATCGGCAAGCGCTGCGAGGCGCTGGTGGTGCACAGCAAGGCGCTCAGCGACGAAGAGCTCTGCGACTACGCCATGCGAGTGCCCGGCATGGTGCTTATCAATCGCGATATTCCCGCCATAAAGGGGCGCTGCATCGCCCTCAACAACCGGCTGGGGGCCGCAACCGCAACCCGTCATCTGATCGAGCTGGGCCACCGCCACATCGCCTTTATCAGCTCGGATCACGCCATCGAGGATGCCACCTTGCGGCTGCAGGGGTATCAGGATGGATTGGCGGAGGCTGGTCTGGCGGCCGATCCGGAGCTTATCGAGAGCGGCACGCCGAACGAGGAGGGGGGCGAGCGCGCCATGCTCAACCTGTTGGCCAAGGGGCTCAAGGTGACCGCCGTGGTGGCCTATAACGATGCCATGGCGGCCGGCGCCATCTCGGTGCTGGCGGACAATGGGCTGCGGGTGCCGGAGGAGGTCTCGGTGGTGGGCTTCGATGACATCATCTACGCCAGATACCTGAGGCCCAAGCTCTCTACCATGCGTTACCCCATCGAGTTGATGGCGAGTCAGGCAGCCAAGCTGGCGTTGCAGCTGGCGGCAGGGGAGAGCGAGGCACAGCAGAACCGCATCTATACCCCGACCTTGATCAATCGCCATTCGGTGGCGCCGGTTCGCGCAGGATAG
- a CDS encoding beta-galactosidase: protein MLREIVARQDWQTQAITSVNRLAAHTPMFSWRSEADARDDLLSPSRRALDGEWCFSFFAAPELVPESWLAQDLADACPITVPGNWQLDAAYPATRPLTDGPIYTNIKYPFPCDPPRVPAENPTGCYSREFELPADWLVSGQSRIIFDGVSSAFYLFCNGRWVGYSQDSRLPAEFDLTPYLQSGRNRLAVLVLRWSDGSYLEDQDMWWLSGIFRSVSLLHKPARHLMDIRVTPELDACYRDGRLKIALQAANAVGLSVEANLYDGGERVATLRQPIGTQAIDEKGAYDDRAELWLDVAAPHQWSAETPHLYRLTLTLLDEQGEPMESEAYDVGFRTVEIRGGLLRVNGQPLLVRGANRHEHHPAKGYAIDRATMERDLLLMKRHNFNAVRCSHYPNHPDFYRLCDRLGLYVVDEANLETHGMTPMGRLARDPAWSNAFLERATRMVARDFNHPSIIIWSLGNESGYGPAHDAMYGWIKRSDPSRPVQYEGGGADTPATDIICPMYARTHQDQPFPAVPKWALAKWIGLPEEHRPLILCEYAHAMGNSLGGYAHYWQAFRDHSRLQGGFVWDWVDQGLDKYTADGRHYWGYGGDFGDVQNDRQFCCNGLLFPDRSPHPTLFEAKRAQQPFRFTLLGHSPLRVRIESEYLFRKTDNERLCWQLSENGQVVLEGEVSLALAAQGAVELTLSGTLPAFAAGSLAWLDLAIFQPDATPWSEAGHEVARQQFMLPSPLALPAPVSPAVMVEQVDGWLVTTANSQWRLDKQSGRITSWLKSGLEQLRTPITDHFYRAPLDNDIGTSEADHADPNSWIARWQACGLEQWQHRCLGVVVAGSELRVTHGYFHQEQLQLLSHWHHRFADDGTMSLDIECELAQALPSLPRIGLLIHLADPVEQVQWLGRGPHENYPDRLLGADLGRWSLPLEAMHTPYVFPTDNGLRCDTRELQLGSMRVSGAFHFSVSCFSQQQLATARHQSDLVAEEGLWVCLDGAHMGVGGDDSWSQSVRPEYQLTARRYRWHCTLG from the coding sequence ATGCTCAGGGAGATAGTGGCGCGTCAGGATTGGCAGACTCAGGCGATTACTTCGGTAAACCGCCTGGCAGCCCATACCCCCATGTTCAGCTGGCGTAGCGAAGCGGATGCCAGAGACGATCTCCTTTCACCCTCACGCCGTGCACTGGATGGCGAATGGTGCTTCTCCTTCTTTGCCGCTCCCGAGCTGGTGCCCGAGAGCTGGCTGGCGCAGGATCTGGCGGATGCCTGCCCCATTACGGTGCCGGGCAACTGGCAGCTGGATGCCGCCTATCCGGCAACACGGCCGCTTACCGATGGCCCCATCTACACCAATATCAAGTACCCCTTTCCCTGCGATCCACCTCGGGTGCCTGCAGAGAACCCCACCGGTTGCTACTCCCGCGAGTTCGAACTTCCTGCCGACTGGCTGGTCAGCGGTCAGAGCCGGATCATCTTCGACGGGGTGAGCAGCGCCTTTTACCTGTTCTGCAACGGTCGCTGGGTCGGCTACTCCCAGGACAGTCGGCTGCCAGCCGAATTCGATCTGACTCCTTATCTACAGAGCGGTCGCAACCGGCTGGCGGTGCTGGTACTGCGCTGGTCCGACGGCTCCTATCTGGAAGATCAGGATATGTGGTGGTTGTCGGGGATCTTCCGCTCCGTCAGCCTGTTGCACAAACCGGCCCGTCATCTGATGGATATTCGGGTCACCCCCGAGCTGGATGCCTGCTATCGGGATGGCCGCCTCAAGATTGCACTGCAGGCGGCCAATGCAGTTGGCCTCTCGGTGGAGGCCAATCTCTATGACGGTGGCGAGCGGGTTGCGACCCTGCGCCAGCCGATCGGTACCCAAGCCATTGATGAAAAAGGGGCATATGACGATCGCGCCGAGCTGTGGCTCGATGTGGCTGCGCCGCACCAGTGGAGCGCCGAGACGCCTCACCTCTATCGCCTGACCCTGACCCTGCTGGACGAGCAGGGCGAGCCTATGGAGAGCGAAGCCTATGATGTGGGCTTCCGGACGGTTGAGATCCGTGGCGGCCTGCTGCGGGTCAACGGCCAGCCGCTGCTTGTTCGCGGTGCCAACCGTCACGAACACCACCCCGCCAAAGGCTATGCCATCGATCGCGCCACCATGGAGCGGGATCTGCTGCTGATGAAGCGGCACAACTTCAACGCGGTGCGCTGTTCCCACTATCCCAACCACCCCGACTTCTATCGCCTGTGCGATCGGCTCGGCCTCTATGTGGTGGACGAGGCGAATCTGGAGACCCACGGCATGACCCCCATGGGGCGGTTGGCGCGGGATCCCGCCTGGAGCAACGCCTTTCTGGAGCGGGCCACCCGCATGGTGGCACGGGATTTCAACCACCCCTCGATCATCATCTGGTCGCTGGGCAACGAGTCGGGTTACGGCCCGGCCCACGATGCCATGTATGGCTGGATCAAGCGCAGCGACCCGAGCCGTCCGGTGCAGTATGAGGGGGGCGGGGCCGATACTCCGGCGACCGACATCATCTGCCCCATGTATGCCAGAACCCATCAGGATCAACCCTTCCCGGCGGTGCCCAAGTGGGCGCTGGCCAAGTGGATTGGTCTGCCCGAGGAGCATCGGCCGCTGATCCTCTGCGAATATGCTCATGCCATGGGCAACAGTCTGGGAGGCTACGCCCACTACTGGCAGGCGTTTCGCGATCATTCGAGATTGCAGGGGGGCTTTGTCTGGGATTGGGTCGATCAGGGGCTCGACAAATACACCGCCGATGGTCGCCATTACTGGGGCTATGGCGGTGATTTTGGCGATGTGCAAAACGATCGCCAGTTCTGCTGCAACGGCCTGCTGTTCCCAGATCGCTCTCCCCATCCCACGCTATTTGAGGCAAAGCGCGCCCAGCAGCCGTTCCGCTTCACTCTGCTTGGGCACTCCCCGCTGCGAGTGCGGATCGAGAGCGAATACCTGTTCAGGAAAACCGACAACGAGCGGCTTTGCTGGCAGCTGAGTGAAAACGGCCAAGTGGTGCTGGAGGGGGAGGTGTCTCTCGCGCTGGCAGCGCAAGGGGCGGTCGAGTTGACCCTGAGCGGGACGCTACCCGCTTTTGCGGCGGGCTCGCTGGCCTGGCTCGATCTGGCCATCTTCCAGCCGGATGCCACCCCCTGGTCCGAGGCCGGGCACGAGGTGGCGCGCCAGCAATTCATGCTGCCGTCACCGCTGGCGCTACCTGCACCAGTCAGCCCTGCGGTTATGGTTGAGCAGGTCGACGGCTGGCTGGTCACCACTGCTAACAGTCAGTGGCGGCTCGACAAGCAGAGCGGCCGCATCACCAGCTGGCTGAAATCGGGGCTGGAGCAGTTGCGGACGCCGATCACGGATCACTTCTACCGCGCGCCGCTCGACAACGACATCGGCACTAGCGAAGCGGATCACGCCGACCCCAACTCCTGGATTGCCCGCTGGCAGGCGTGTGGCCTTGAGCAGTGGCAGCACCGCTGTCTGGGCGTGGTGGTCGCCGGCAGTGAGCTGCGGGTGACTCACGGCTATTTCCATCAGGAGCAGTTGCAACTGCTGAGTCATTGGCATCACCGCTTTGCTGACGACGGCACCATGAGTCTCGACATCGAGTGCGAACTGGCGCAGGCATTGCCTTCGCTGCCGCGGATCGGTCTGCTGATCCATCTGGCTGACCCGGTTGAGCAGGTGCAGTGGCTGGGACGCGGCCCCCACGAAAACTATCCGGATCGCCTGCTGGGCGCCGATCTGGGTCGCTGGAGCCTGCCGCTGGAGGCCATGCACACCCCTTACGTCTTCCCGACCGACAACGGCTTGCGCTGCGATACCCGCGAGTTG
- a CDS encoding LON peptidase substrate-binding domain-containing protein → MRLALFPLSAHLLPGGIMPLRIFEPRYLRMVAEAGEAGFALCMVDPRQPDALRNMLPIATRVKVIDFDRLPDGMLGITVQGMERVQIDDLWQEQDGLRIGEVTPLPAWPPRRLHPDQLPLAEALREVFADYPDYAALYPAPRWDDGNWVAQRWLEVLPIPPEQKQLLLAAADNLPAIALLKGVLVASH, encoded by the coding sequence ATGCGACTGGCACTGTTTCCCCTATCAGCCCACCTGCTGCCCGGCGGCATCATGCCGCTGCGGATCTTCGAGCCCAGATACCTGCGGATGGTGGCCGAGGCGGGGGAGGCGGGCTTTGCCCTCTGCATGGTGGATCCGCGCCAGCCCGACGCCCTGCGCAACATGCTACCCATCGCCACCCGGGTCAAGGTCATCGACTTCGACCGGCTGCCGGACGGCATGCTGGGGATCACGGTGCAGGGTATGGAGCGGGTACAGATCGACGATTTGTGGCAGGAGCAGGATGGCCTGCGCATCGGTGAGGTGACCCCGCTGCCGGCATGGCCGCCCCGGCGGCTCCATCCCGATCAGCTGCCACTGGCCGAGGCGCTGCGGGAGGTGTTTGCCGACTATCCAGACTATGCCGCCCTCTATCCCGCGCCCCGCTGGGACGATGGCAACTGGGTGGCGCAGCGCTGGCTGGAGGTGCTGCCGATCCCCCCCGAGCAGAAGCAGCTGCTGCTGGCCGCTGCCGACAATCTGCCTGCCATTGCCCTGCTCAAGGGGGTGCTGGTGGCCAGCCACTGA